A window of the Virgibacillus pantothenticus genome harbors these coding sequences:
- a CDS encoding MFS transporter, whose protein sequence is MGNSSILMPLKDKRFRRFYSMQLLSDLGNWLDFTLLILLISYQWGLGEIAVASYIIVYGLPWIIIGPFASVFVDRWSKKKVFIVTLSLRILVVLSYIIAPNIYILLTLVFIKGILASLFDPARQVTIKILIEATHLSKAVALTQLSLNSMKVIGPSLSGLLVAIIGFKTTLIIEALLFLFALLFALAIKIPSQNNENESSPMQKTKKPKFIDELKEGFSYIIKNKKLLLTIITTALSFFIIFLYDGLIVFLSQDIGLSEAYFGFLISFVGFGAITGSLLLGQFSFWKSKPLTTVLLSFLGSGIVIFLMGTGAYFPKYFPVFVFFIFAIIIGALNGTQNVGYGFILQKETPSYMLGRVSSVAQGLQNFTMLSAPLIGAFISRLLNVNAVFILAGTLAIVISTIVLFITKIRDYDSNSKEELYQHQSNI, encoded by the coding sequence ATGGGTAATTCAAGCATTCTTATGCCACTAAAGGACAAAAGATTTAGACGATTTTATTCAATGCAATTGCTTTCAGACTTGGGAAATTGGTTGGATTTTACTCTTTTGATTCTTCTAATCAGCTATCAATGGGGACTAGGTGAAATTGCGGTTGCATCATATATTATTGTATATGGTCTTCCTTGGATTATTATTGGTCCATTTGCAAGTGTTTTTGTTGATAGATGGTCAAAAAAGAAGGTCTTTATAGTAACATTATCTTTGAGAATATTAGTTGTATTATCATATATAATTGCCCCCAATATTTATATTTTATTAACATTAGTTTTTATTAAGGGTATTTTAGCCTCACTCTTTGATCCAGCTAGACAAGTGACCATAAAAATCCTTATTGAAGCTACACATCTTTCTAAAGCTGTAGCATTAACTCAGCTTTCACTAAATTCAATGAAAGTTATTGGGCCATCTTTAAGTGGGCTTCTTGTTGCCATTATTGGCTTTAAAACTACACTAATAATAGAAGCATTACTATTTTTATTTGCTTTACTTTTTGCCTTGGCAATAAAAATCCCTAGCCAGAATAATGAAAATGAATCTTCACCTATGCAAAAGACAAAAAAACCTAAATTTATAGATGAACTAAAAGAAGGATTTAGTTACATAATAAAAAATAAAAAGTTATTATTAACTATAATTACAACTGCTTTATCGTTTTTTATTATTTTTCTTTATGATGGACTAATTGTTTTCCTCTCTCAAGATATAGGATTAAGTGAAGCCTATTTTGGTTTTTTAATTTCTTTTGTAGGATTTGGAGCTATAACTGGTTCTTTGTTATTAGGACAGTTTTCTTTCTGGAAATCTAAACCCCTTACAACAGTTTTATTAAGTTTTCTAGGTTCTGGGATCGTAATATTCCTAATGGGTACGGGGGCATATTTCCCAAAATATTTTCCCGTCTTTGTTTTCTTTATTTTTGCTATAATAATTGGTGCATTAAATGGAACCCAAAATGTTGGATATGGTTTTATTTTACAAAAGGAAACGCCTAGTTATATGCTTGGCAGAGTAAGTTCTGTCGCACAAGGCTTGCAAAACTTTACGATGCTAAGTGCTCCTTTAATAGGAGCTTTTATTTCTAGATTGTTAAATGTGAATGCAGTCTTTATTTTAGCAGGTACATTAGCAATTGTTATATCCACAATAGTATTATTTATTACAAAAATTAGAGATTATGATTCCAATAGTAAAGAAGAACTTTATCAACATCAAAGCAATATATAG
- a CDS encoding MarR family winged helix-turn-helix transcriptional regulator, protein MMSKVLKLNKYWTDIYYHLHFSHKDKITHQAIRILQHIEKNKGIGIGDIATFLNVSHNTASENVKRIIQKGYLKKQRDSLDERKVTLCLTETGEEVLYRNTSLDELKLEKVLNCLSSKEREIIELGFKTLSEVVKKCT, encoded by the coding sequence ATGATGAGTAAAGTATTAAAGTTAAACAAGTATTGGACAGACATTTATTATCATTTACATTTTTCTCATAAAGATAAAATAACTCACCAAGCTATAAGGATACTACAGCATATTGAAAAAAATAAAGGGATTGGAATTGGGGATATAGCTACCTTTCTAAATGTTTCTCATAACACAGCCTCGGAAAATGTTAAAAGAATAATTCAAAAAGGTTATCTTAAAAAGCAAAGGGATTCATTAGATGAAAGGAAAGTAACACTTTGCTTAACAGAAACTGGGGAGGAAGTACTTTATCGCAACACTAGTCTGGATGAATTGAAATTAGAAAAAGTGTTGAATTGTCTTAGTTCAAAAGAAAGAGAAATAATAGAGTTGGGGTTTAAAACATTAAGTGAGGTTGTTAAAAAGTGTACCTAA
- a CDS encoding AraC family transcriptional regulator, protein MEIRYCGYAYHTNGYFSTHENGHESYLFRLQTEGVSQAVVENKKIHLEKGDLILVAPGEYYQLSIEGGQASGDYHILFSGEWVDAWWNRFNKPSNIKIELTDKIVSLWRYLVAEKRRPISDKNDELMDYLLRSLCLLIERAIKDQAAHSRPFVVTKMMRYIEENATTGFTVDDVANHAELSVSRSVHLFKQYTNKTMIEYAQEIRLAAAIDQMKYTNMTLEHIAENCGFGAYPYFHRVFKKVYGVSPGVYRKTS, encoded by the coding sequence ATGGAAATTAGATATTGTGGTTACGCTTACCATACAAATGGCTACTTTTCGACACATGAAAACGGACACGAGTCGTATTTATTTCGACTTCAGACAGAAGGTGTTAGCCAAGCAGTGGTAGAAAACAAAAAAATCCATTTAGAGAAAGGAGACCTTATCCTCGTTGCTCCTGGCGAATACTATCAATTATCGATTGAAGGCGGGCAAGCAAGTGGCGATTATCACATTCTTTTTTCTGGAGAATGGGTAGATGCGTGGTGGAATCGCTTTAACAAACCATCTAACATAAAAATTGAATTAACGGATAAGATTGTTTCTTTGTGGAGGTATTTAGTTGCAGAAAAACGAAGACCTATTTCTGATAAAAATGATGAACTAATGGATTATTTATTACGCAGCCTTTGTCTTTTAATTGAACGAGCAATAAAGGATCAGGCAGCCCATTCAAGACCCTTTGTCGTAACAAAAATGATGCGCTATATTGAAGAAAATGCTACAACTGGTTTTACTGTTGATGATGTCGCTAACCATGCCGAATTAAGCGTCTCTCGCTCTGTGCATTTATTTAAGCAATACACTAATAAAACGATGATCGAATATGCACAAGAAATACGTCTAGCTGCTGCTATTGATCAAATGAAGTACACGAACATGACATTGGAACATATCGCTGAAAACTGTGGATTTGGAGCATATCCATATTTCCACCGCGTTTTTAAAAAAGTGTACGGCGTATCTCCTGGGGTTTATCGAAAGACAAGTTGA
- a CDS encoding PH domain-containing protein, whose translation MKQTINIKDIRSIRKTTNPFVAPSLSIRRIEISYDQYKTVQISPKEKSAFIKQLKEIHSEIACKKEG comes from the coding sequence ATGAAGCAAACAATAAATATAAAAGATATTAGATCCATTAGAAAAACTACGAACCCTTTTGTAGCTCCGTCACTTTCTATCCGTAGAATTGAAATTAGTTACGATCAATATAAAACAGTACAAATTTCACCTAAAGAGAAAAGTGCATTTATAAAGCAGTTAAAAGAAATTCACTCAGAGATTGCATGCAAAAAAGAAGGCTAA
- a CDS encoding sugar phosphate isomerase/epimerase family protein translates to MKLGVFTVLLSDKSFEEMLRYVQKAGLKAVEIGTGGYPGNAHCDLDKLLESETKRKEYLEKVHEHGLTISAFSCHGNPLSPDKTFAQESHDTFVKTVKLASLMGVPVVNTFSGTPGDSDGAKYPNWPVTPWPNEYSDVLKWQWEEKLIPYWKAQGEFAKQHDVKIGLELHAGFLVHTPYTMLKLREATNDAIGANLDPSHLWWQGMDPVVAIKILGKANAIHHFHAKDTYIDQENVNMYGLTDMQPYSNVKTRAWTFRSVGYGHSVQEWSNIISALRTYDYDYVVSIEHEDPIMSMEEGLQKAIRNLNSVMIEEAPVDIWWI, encoded by the coding sequence ATGAAACTAGGTGTATTTACTGTACTATTATCGGATAAATCTTTTGAAGAGATGTTACGTTACGTGCAAAAAGCTGGGTTAAAAGCTGTTGAAATCGGGACAGGTGGTTATCCTGGCAATGCGCATTGTGATTTAGATAAGCTATTGGAAAGTGAAACAAAGCGCAAGGAATATTTGGAAAAAGTACATGAGCACGGTCTTACGATTAGTGCTTTTAGTTGTCATGGTAATCCGCTATCTCCAGATAAGACCTTTGCCCAAGAGTCCCATGACACTTTTGTTAAAACGGTTAAATTAGCGAGTTTAATGGGTGTACCGGTTGTCAATACATTTTCCGGCACACCAGGTGATTCAGATGGAGCAAAATACCCAAATTGGCCAGTTACACCTTGGCCAAATGAATATAGTGATGTCCTTAAATGGCAATGGGAGGAAAAGTTGATCCCTTATTGGAAAGCACAAGGTGAGTTTGCTAAACAACATGATGTGAAAATTGGTTTAGAGCTTCATGCAGGTTTTTTAGTGCATACACCATATACGATGTTAAAGTTGCGCGAAGCAACGAATGATGCTATTGGTGCTAATTTAGATCCAAGTCATTTGTGGTGGCAAGGTATGGACCCAGTAGTTGCAATAAAAATTCTTGGTAAAGCGAATGCGATTCACCATTTCCATGCCAAAGATACGTACATTGATCAAGAAAATGTGAATATGTATGGTTTAACGGATATGCAGCCGTATTCAAATGTGAAAACAAGAGCATGGACGTTCCGTTCCGTTGGATATGGACACAGCGTTCAGGAATGGTCCAATATTATCAGTGCGCTTAGAACATACGACTACGATTATGTTGTTAGTATTGAGCATGAGGATCCTATTATGTCCATGGAAGAAGGTTTGCAAAAAGCGATTCGAAATTTAAATAGCGTGATGATTGAAGAAGCACCAGTGGATATATGGTGGATATAA
- a CDS encoding Gfo/Idh/MocA family protein, with product MRQLRVGIIGCGNIFPMHAQSVLDRDDAEIVAVCDSKEDRANAKAEKHHCTAYTDYQEMFQAEDLDVVHICLPHHLHAPVAIEAAKRKIHILTEKPMSISYADAVAMVEAAKENDVTLGVIFQNRYNPGSRLIKEMLTNGELGAIKSGKLSVTWDRSDAYYQNSDWKGTWEMEGGGVIIDQAIHTMDLMHWFIDSEIKYVDATISNRAHEMIEVEDAAEGVIAYRNGVVTAFQAINYYSYDAPVEIELHCEHGIAKMIADKAHIKLYDGREFIADNNPQETFHYDSGAKGYWGVSHVKQINNFYNSVRDHTAPDITGEEALKTQKMIAAVYESGRKKARVTF from the coding sequence TTGAGACAATTACGTGTAGGCATCATTGGGTGCGGAAATATTTTTCCCATGCATGCACAATCCGTTTTGGATAGAGACGATGCAGAAATAGTTGCTGTTTGTGATAGTAAAGAAGACAGAGCAAATGCGAAGGCTGAGAAACACCATTGTACGGCATATACAGATTACCAAGAAATGTTTCAAGCAGAAGACTTGGATGTCGTTCATATTTGCTTACCGCATCATTTGCATGCACCTGTGGCAATCGAGGCTGCCAAGCGGAAGATTCATATTCTTACCGAAAAGCCGATGTCGATTAGCTATGCAGATGCTGTTGCTATGGTTGAAGCCGCTAAAGAAAATGATGTAACCCTCGGTGTTATTTTTCAAAATCGTTATAATCCAGGCTCGCGCTTAATCAAAGAAATGCTAACGAACGGCGAATTAGGAGCAATTAAATCTGGAAAGCTGTCTGTAACTTGGGATCGTTCTGATGCTTACTATCAAAATAGTGATTGGAAAGGAACTTGGGAAATGGAAGGCGGAGGTGTCATCATTGACCAAGCTATCCATACGATGGACCTCATGCATTGGTTTATAGATAGTGAGATTAAATACGTGGATGCAACGATTAGTAACCGAGCACATGAGATGATTGAAGTAGAAGATGCGGCCGAAGGAGTGATTGCCTATCGAAATGGAGTTGTGACTGCTTTCCAAGCTATAAACTATTATTCATACGATGCTCCGGTTGAAATTGAGCTTCACTGTGAACATGGAATTGCGAAAATGATCGCCGATAAAGCGCATATTAAGCTTTATGATGGTAGAGAATTTATTGCGGATAACAATCCCCAAGAGACATTTCACTATGATTCTGGGGCAAAGGGTTATTGGGGTGTTAGCCATGTAAAGCAAATAAATAATTTCTATAATTCTGTTCGTGATCATACAGCCCCTGATATCACTGGTGAAGAAGCATTAAAAACGCAAAAAATGATTGCAGCGGTTTATGAATCCGGAAGAAAAAAAGCACGCGTGACCTTTTAA
- a CDS encoding recombinase family protein produces MLSKITVKVRGYTLHEEYYSDLDYSGGTDKRPQFQKMMYDISNKKKQIDVVIVYNLSRFARDVLDLNKYLKLLKEHKVDFVSCSEEMLRTDNPYREFMINIIGSVAQLQRQQIAETVRDNMLIAAEKGEFLGGVTPIGYKVNEFTRKFEVVKEEADVVKLIFKKYAEGDGLELITQYLTENKLFNKKKHSKTTIRSMLTNPNYTGDFYYNRRQNYDVVKKRKNKEEDWIIVPKNHTPIVSWDLFNFVQAELKNRRKNDNPFVNHNKLSKHILSGLIECGNCGCHYWGNPKKNGQNKVYEYYVCSGKQRHSRAYCQAKGIRVEKLDAIILDSLKDVITHDVLMDLWEKTYMLIAEEIKVEMANEMVIKNNIKELKEEKKRYVKQLGNVDPENDEADLISMYQNEIKLVQREISELENSLQEEEGLTGDFDITAVFDFKKVVSGMGNTKLDIEFLKTFERKQIKQIVSRFIEKVIVQDLDDGSTKVDIKYKVNKDDLQLILKGPL; encoded by the coding sequence ATGCTATCAAAAATTACTGTAAAAGTAAGGGGCTATACTTTGCATGAAGAATATTATAGTGATTTAGATTACAGCGGCGGAACGGACAAACGTCCACAATTTCAAAAAATGATGTATGACATTAGCAATAAGAAAAAACAAATAGATGTAGTTATTGTTTACAATTTGAGTAGGTTTGCTAGAGATGTTCTAGATTTAAATAAATACTTAAAACTGTTAAAAGAACATAAAGTAGATTTCGTTAGTTGTTCGGAAGAAATGTTAAGAACAGACAATCCTTATAGGGAATTTATGATCAATATAATTGGATCAGTAGCGCAATTACAAAGACAGCAAATCGCAGAAACGGTTAGAGATAATATGCTTATTGCAGCAGAGAAAGGGGAGTTTTTAGGAGGAGTAACTCCAATTGGATATAAAGTTAACGAATTTACAAGGAAATTTGAAGTAGTAAAAGAAGAAGCAGATGTAGTTAAACTAATTTTTAAAAAGTACGCAGAAGGAGATGGCTTAGAATTAATTACGCAATATTTAACCGAGAACAAACTATTTAATAAGAAGAAACACAGTAAGACAACCATTCGTTCAATGCTCACAAATCCAAATTATACTGGCGACTTTTATTATAATAGAAGACAGAACTATGATGTTGTTAAAAAGAGGAAAAACAAAGAAGAAGATTGGATAATAGTACCCAAAAATCATACACCAATTGTAAGTTGGGATCTTTTTAACTTTGTACAAGCAGAGTTGAAAAATCGAAGAAAAAATGATAATCCATTTGTTAATCACAATAAATTAAGCAAACACATTTTATCTGGTTTAATAGAATGTGGAAATTGCGGATGTCATTACTGGGGCAATCCGAAGAAAAATGGTCAAAATAAAGTTTATGAATACTATGTTTGCAGTGGAAAGCAGAGACATTCCCGCGCGTATTGCCAAGCAAAGGGAATACGTGTTGAGAAGTTAGATGCGATTATTCTTGATAGTCTAAAAGATGTAATAACCCATGATGTACTTATGGATTTATGGGAAAAAACTTATATGCTTATTGCTGAAGAAATAAAGGTTGAAATGGCGAATGAGATGGTTATTAAAAATAATATAAAAGAATTAAAAGAGGAAAAGAAAAGATATGTAAAACAGTTAGGTAATGTTGACCCTGAAAATGATGAGGCTGATTTGATAAGTATGTACCAGAATGAAATAAAATTAGTTCAGCGTGAAATATCTGAACTGGAAAATTCTCTTCAGGAGGAGGAAGGCCTTACAGGTGATTTTGATATTACAGCAGTGTTTGACTTTAAAAAGGTAGTAAGTGGTATGGGAAATACAAAGTTGGATATTGAATTCCTTAAAACTTTTGAGAGGAAGCAAATTAAGCAAATAGTTAGTCGTTTTATTGAAAAAGTCATTGTCCAAGACCTTGATGATGGAAGTACTAAAGTGGATATAAAATATAAGGTGAATAAAGACGACCTGCAATTAATATTGAAGGGTCCCTTGTAG
- a CDS encoding Rho termination factor N-terminal domain-containing protein codes for MNKEDINIEHVFEEFERIEIERLKKQSKKQWQEILFPLTLHDALNRYTKAELDTIRKKLDIKNASSLKKAELIQVLEQNIPEHLKRLIFLWDMDRFKVLLNIAENGGKIIAPDLDHDQMEYLRRTGLVYTGTLEGNRVLTVPEEMLAPITALKHDINVRATIKRNTKWIKLTRGLLYYYGVLNVHQMIHMVEKYMKEDIDFKSFVDVIADSMHFCPEIVIDMEGFSHIDVLEPKKVKQEQKMRESVPFYPFTEQQLLEAGEPGFVDRNASYQQLVHFLTRNYEMDKADADAIVEECAHAIKSGEGSGEVLKYLSHVLEFDSEQAVKALMDKIIHLMNNTREWFLKGHAPYELLEIEKSSLLTSKPNSSAGQKSNSSSSQKVVKIGRNQPCPCGSGKKYKKCCGR; via the coding sequence ATGAATAAAGAAGATATAAATATAGAACATGTATTTGAGGAATTTGAAAGAATAGAAATAGAAAGATTAAAAAAGCAATCTAAAAAACAATGGCAGGAAATTCTTTTTCCATTGACATTGCATGATGCGCTGAACAGATATACAAAGGCTGAATTAGATACTATTAGAAAAAAGCTAGATATAAAAAATGCAAGCAGTTTGAAGAAAGCTGAGCTCATTCAAGTTTTAGAACAAAATATTCCAGAACATCTAAAGAGGTTAATATTTTTATGGGATATGGACCGTTTCAAAGTACTGTTGAATATCGCGGAAAATGGTGGGAAAATAATTGCACCAGATTTAGATCATGATCAAATGGAATATCTGCGTCGTACAGGTTTGGTATACACGGGAACTTTGGAAGGAAATAGAGTTTTAACTGTGCCCGAAGAAATGCTTGCTCCTATTACAGCTTTGAAACATGATATCAACGTAAGAGCGACCATAAAGCGAAATACAAAATGGATTAAGCTTACACGTGGTTTATTATATTATTATGGTGTATTAAACGTACATCAGATGATTCATATGGTAGAAAAATATATGAAGGAAGACATTGATTTTAAATCCTTTGTAGATGTTATTGCAGACTCTATGCATTTTTGTCCTGAAATTGTTATTGATATGGAAGGTTTCTCACATATTGACGTCTTGGAACCGAAAAAAGTAAAGCAAGAACAGAAAATGAGAGAAAGTGTACCTTTCTATCCGTTTACAGAACAACAACTTCTTGAAGCTGGTGAACCAGGATTTGTGGATAGAAATGCTAGTTATCAGCAGCTCGTTCATTTTCTGACACGAAATTATGAAATGGATAAAGCAGATGCGGATGCTATTGTGGAAGAGTGCGCACATGCAATTAAATCGGGCGAGGGTTCAGGCGAAGTTTTAAAATACTTATCTCATGTTTTAGAGTTTGATAGTGAACAAGCGGTGAAAGCGTTAATGGATAAAATTATTCATCTGATGAATAACACGAGGGAATGGTTCCTTAAAGGACATGCCCCCTATGAATTATTGGAAATAGAAAAAAGTTCATTGCTAACTTCTAAGCCCAATTCAAGTGCTGGCCAAAAGTCTAATTCCAGTTCTAGTCAAAAGGTTGTGAAGATCGGTAGAAACCAGCCGTGCCCTTGTGGAAGCGGGAAAAAGTATAAAAAATGCTGCGGCAGATAA
- a CDS encoding Gfo/Idh/MocA family protein encodes MEKLRVAVIGCGSIAKHRHLVEYKQHNQADIVAVCDIVEARAKEMTAKYGATAYTNYHTLLNSEQVDAVSVCLPNYLHAPVSIDALNAGCHVLCEKPMATSQQEAEDMIRAAKANHKKLMIAHNQRFVASHIKAKELIAKGELGKIYSFRTTFGHGGPEAWSADGAESWFFKKEQAFIGAMGDLGVHKADLLRYLLGEEFTEVSAIVETNAKANATVDDNAVCILKSASGVIGTLTASWAYNTTEDNSTIIYGEKAVLRIEDDPNYGLIVQYSNGDTINYQLGKIQSNEAGGQTTTHVIDHFIASIVEDKEPLINGEEGMKSLNIILAALESSKTKQLIQIATK; translated from the coding sequence ATGGAAAAGTTACGTGTAGCCGTTATTGGATGTGGTAGCATTGCTAAGCACAGACATTTAGTAGAATATAAACAGCACAACCAAGCTGATATTGTCGCAGTTTGTGACATTGTCGAAGCAAGAGCAAAAGAAATGACAGCAAAATATGGTGCTACAGCATACACCAATTACCATACTTTATTAAATAGTGAGCAAGTGGATGCTGTTAGTGTTTGCCTGCCAAACTATTTGCATGCGCCAGTTAGTATTGACGCACTAAATGCTGGTTGCCATGTTCTTTGTGAGAAACCAATGGCAACGTCACAACAAGAAGCAGAAGATATGATTCGTGCTGCTAAAGCGAATCATAAAAAATTAATGATCGCCCATAATCAACGTTTTGTTGCTTCGCATATAAAAGCAAAAGAACTTATTGCAAAAGGAGAACTAGGTAAAATTTATAGTTTTCGTACGACGTTTGGGCATGGCGGGCCTGAAGCATGGAGCGCTGATGGCGCAGAAAGCTGGTTCTTTAAAAAAGAGCAAGCTTTTATCGGGGCAATGGGAGATTTAGGTGTTCATAAAGCGGACTTACTTCGCTATCTATTAGGCGAAGAGTTTACAGAAGTGTCAGCGATTGTTGAGACAAATGCGAAAGCAAACGCAACTGTAGATGATAATGCTGTCTGTATTTTGAAATCAGCAAGTGGTGTCATTGGTACATTAACTGCAAGCTGGGCGTATAACACAACAGAAGATAATTCCACCATCATCTATGGGGAAAAAGCCGTATTACGTATAGAAGACGACCCAAATTATGGTTTGATTGTCCAATATTCTAACGGGGATACGATTAACTATCAGCTTGGCAAGATTCAATCAAATGAAGCTGGTGGACAGACAACGACACATGTTATTGATCATTTCATCGCTTCGATCGTAGAGGATAAAGAGCCACTCATTAATGGAGAAGAAGGTATGAAATCACTAAATATTATTCTCGCTGCCCTTGAATCAAGCAAAACAAAGCAATTAATTCAGATTGCAACGAAGTAG
- a CDS encoding ThuA domain-containing protein, which translates to MQVVVWNENRHEKTNPVVADIYPEGIHGAIANFLKEDEIEVTTATLDEAEHGLTEEVLKQTDVLVWWGHQAHDEVEDRIVERVHQRVLEGMGLVVLHSAHFSKIFKKLMGTTCDLKWREADDKERLWVVDPSHPITEGLGEYIELEKEEMYGEHFDIPAPDQLIFLSWFEGGEVFRSGATYQRGKGKIFYFRPGHETYPTYYNKEIQTVIKNGVKWVSPASTPTPTYGNVKALEQITEK; encoded by the coding sequence ATGCAAGTTGTTGTTTGGAATGAAAATCGTCATGAAAAAACAAACCCAGTCGTAGCGGATATTTATCCTGAAGGTATCCACGGAGCGATCGCTAATTTCTTAAAAGAAGATGAAATCGAAGTAACAACAGCGACCTTAGATGAAGCAGAGCATGGACTGACAGAAGAAGTTTTAAAGCAAACAGATGTCCTTGTCTGGTGGGGGCACCAGGCGCATGATGAAGTGGAAGATAGGATTGTTGAAAGAGTCCATCAACGAGTTCTAGAAGGTATGGGATTAGTTGTTTTGCATTCGGCTCATTTTTCTAAGATTTTTAAGAAGTTAATGGGAACAACTTGTGATTTGAAATGGCGTGAAGCAGATGACAAAGAGCGCTTATGGGTAGTAGATCCAAGTCATCCAATTACAGAAGGATTAGGGGAATACATTGAATTAGAGAAGGAAGAAATGTACGGGGAGCATTTTGATATTCCTGCACCCGATCAATTAATTTTTCTAAGCTGGTTTGAAGGTGGCGAAGTTTTTCGAAGTGGTGCAACGTATCAACGTGGTAAAGGTAAAATCTTTTATTTCCGACCTGGTCACGAAACATATCCTACTTACTATAACAAAGAGATTCAGACGGTAATTAAAAATGGTGTGAAATGGGTCAGCCCTGCTAGTACACCAACACCTACGTATGGAAATGTGAAAGCGCTAGAACAAATCACAGAAAAATAA
- a CDS encoding beta-eliminating lyase-related protein → MGKKKFINKIYYHRKMLGGGMRQSGIIAAPGIYALNNRIDRLKEDHENAFYFAKKISSIKGIRCDIKKVKTNTVIFNLKNEYINVNDFIKKAWEKGLNISEIGNHNLRVVTYYSITKKILDDAVEKIEEVLKEYE, encoded by the coding sequence GTGGGAAAAAAGAAGTTCATTAATAAAATATATTATCATAGAAAAATGTTGGGAGGGGGAATGAGGCAATCTGGTATTATTGCTGCTCCAGGAATCTATGCATTAAATAATAGAATTGATAGACTGAAAGAAGATCATGAGAATGCATTTTATTTTGCAAAAAAAATAAGTAGTATAAAAGGCATAAGATGTGATATTAAAAAAGTAAAGACAAATACTGTTATATTTAATCTGAAAAATGAATATATTAATGTTAACGATTTTATCAAAAAAGCATGGGAAAAGGGCTTAAATATCAGTGAGATTGGAAATCATAATCTAAGAGTTGTAACCTATTATAGTATTACTAAAAAGATACTTGATGATGCGGTTGAAAAAATAGAAGAAGTACTTAAAGAATATGAATAA